One window of Saccharopolyspora phatthalungensis genomic DNA carries:
- a CDS encoding helix-turn-helix domain-containing protein, with translation MATYVRACDASALRKLVEATGRHADVAFRAGISPVRLSQILGGASPVIPLQQAAKLEDVLGVPHGTLFVLDDPGASELIGPYLPRPDVEGDGAETGAA, from the coding sequence GTGGCTACTTACGTACGCGCCTGTGACGCTAGCGCACTACGAAAGTTGGTAGAGGCAACCGGTCGGCACGCGGACGTCGCCTTCCGCGCCGGGATCTCGCCGGTACGACTGAGCCAGATTCTCGGCGGCGCTTCGCCGGTGATCCCGCTCCAGCAGGCCGCGAAGCTCGAAGACGTTCTCGGTGTTCCGCACGGCACCCTGTTCGTCCTGGACGACCCTGGAGCCAGCGAGTTGATCGGCCCGTACCTTCCTCGGCCGGACGTCGAAGGCGACGGGGCGGAGACGGGTGCGGCATGA